In Armatimonadota bacterium, a single genomic region encodes these proteins:
- a CDS encoding RHS repeat-associated core domain-containing protein, whose product MTSYIDTAGRITTIQRDSAGRITTTTYIEKTKRVVQYDSLNRPTSQIDYYSNNTEIQKLTYTYDTVGNPSGILDGSGVYTAYGYDAKNRVTTAIYTNAGVNTTYSYGYDAVDNKTFDSFITPTTFAYDLAGQLVTTYTYDANGNQTNQALPTQKTTMSYDKENRMATFAEDATLNTYTYDSDGFKKVENVGGSLSTIIWDGMDYLQVRGQSTIKTFHTVESQMMSYIESTLRYDFLTDNLGSITAIMDGSQIRIFDTRYSAYGRNNWSTGTSCGFGWVGSYGYRETGLFHMSHYVRARHYSYLTGNWSTVDPLWPDESAYGYVGGGSPKFVDPTGLAIVPILCIGACVGAGGCGLGLYIACKDWSPGYDSFADCALDFVKDLPVHSQVGCLVSAAGCLACIVKYGKEACKKIFDGTCTEAEWATWEKAIHASCDLPNSCDPRNKKFPLPPYDKKKMCDFIMPRLENGTACLAARVGRQIACFKSDRNPSGHHKAIIDQGIRTGGCLTMAIKWGCLKK is encoded by the coding sequence ATGACGAGCTACATCGATACCGCAGGTCGCATTACGACAATTCAACGTGACTCGGCTGGACGGATCACCACGACCACGTACATCGAGAAAACGAAGCGAGTCGTTCAGTACGACAGCCTCAATCGTCCGACGAGCCAGATTGACTACTACTCAAACAACACGGAAATTCAGAAGCTCACTTACACTTACGATACGGTTGGCAACCCAAGTGGAATCCTAGATGGAAGTGGTGTCTACACGGCCTACGGTTATGATGCCAAGAACCGGGTGACGACGGCGATCTATACGAATGCAGGAGTGAACACCACTTACTCGTACGGCTACGACGCAGTTGACAACAAGACGTTCGACAGTTTCATCACTCCGACGACATTCGCCTACGATCTCGCGGGTCAGCTCGTGACGACCTACACTTACGATGCCAACGGCAACCAAACGAATCAGGCACTTCCGACGCAGAAGACGACGATGTCATATGATAAGGAGAACCGGATGGCAACATTCGCTGAGGATGCGACGTTGAACACCTACACCTACGATTCCGACGGCTTCAAGAAAGTCGAGAACGTGGGCGGGTCGCTTTCGACCATCATCTGGGATGGAATGGACTATCTGCAGGTTCGGGGTCAAAGCACCATCAAGACGTTCCACACCGTGGAGTCTCAGATGATGAGCTACATCGAGAGCACGCTCCGCTACGACTTCCTCACCGACAACCTAGGCTCCATCACCGCCATCATGGACGGCAGCCAGATCCGAATCTTCGACACCCGTTACTCGGCTTATGGACGCAACAACTGGTCTACCGGAACAAGCTGCGGCTTTGGCTGGGTTGGAAGCTACGGCTACCGTGAAACCGGTCTGTTCCACATGAGCCACTATGTTAGAGCAAGGCACTACTCATATCTAACTGGTAACTGGTCAACAGTTGATCCGCTGTGGCCGGATGAGAGTGCGTACGGGTATGTAGGGGGAGGATCTCCTAAATTTGTCGATCCGACGGGACTGGCAATAGTTCCCATACTTTGCATCGGAGCATGTGTTGGTGCGGGTGGTTGCGGGCTTGGTCTTTACATTGCATGCAAAGACTGGTCTCCGGGCTACGATTCGTTCGCAGACTGCGCATTGGACTTCGTTAAGGATCTGCCGGTTCATTCACAAGTCGGTTGCTTGGTATCGGCTGCAGGTTGTCTAGCCTGCATCGTCAAGTACGGCAAGGAAGCATGCAAAAAAATATTCGATGGGACTTGCACTGAAGCAGAGTGGGCAACTTGGGAAAAGGCTATTCACGCCTCATGCGATTTGCCGAATAGTTGCGACCCAAGAAACAAAAAATTCCCCTTGCCACCCTATGACAAAAAGAAGATGTGTGATTTCATCATGCCCCGTTTGGAAAATGGAACTGCGTGCTTGGCGGCAAGGGTAGGAAGACAAATTGCCTGCTTCAAGTCGGATCGGAACCCATCGGGACATCACAAGGCGATCATTGATCAAGGGATAAGGACAGGAGGCTGTCTTACGATGGCGATAAAGTGGGGTTGCTTAAAGAAATGA